A genomic stretch from Mastacembelus armatus chromosome 12, fMasArm1.2, whole genome shotgun sequence includes:
- the slc46a2 gene encoding thymic stromal cotransporter homolog produces MPRLCNTAFALLRQIEPIIVLEQLGSTLFDTALQVVVKDRCANATYPDLSREDSQQKAMTDFFMTYNLIISLVPIIPALILARLSDRGWRKAPIVLPLIGYLVSRALLLLVVSFRFPLEVMFGAAVLFGLSGGFCAYWPGVMTLASLGSTATDRSKVMMRVELLYGAAGVVGSLVSGHLFMLYTASVGNGIVLLFVSTLLHLLSLIFSVVLLQVKQVSDKEPKDTCHLLSHCSNDAQGAEGPAGINLVNVVLLFVAAVLYDFAVGGAIEILGAFVMKEPLSWNATQVGYGNAAGCMIFLTSFIGVIVFRRCASDVTLILIGMLSFASGIYFMSFVTKTYLFYLARALTLFGLIPMPTIRSLLSQQVPASSYGTILTSLQLALKFAGLAYIPAFTKIYQATLHWFPGFVFTLSSIFTVLGMIPISIVGCRSPRRRYMRIQGD; encoded by the exons ATGCCCCGCCTGTGCAACACCGCCTTTGCCCTGCTCCGCCAGATCGAGCCCATCATCGTGCTGGAGCAGCTGGGCAGCACGCTCTTCGACACCGCGCTGCAGGTGGTGGTTAAGGACCGCTGTGCCAACGCCACCTACCCCGATCTCTCCAGGGAGGACAGCCAGCAAAAAGCCATGACGGATTTCTTCATGACCTACAACCTCATCATCAGCCTCGTTCCGATCATACCTGCGCTGATCCTGGCCAGGTTGAGCGACCGCGGTTGGAGGAAAGCCCCCATCGTGTTGCCCCTGATCGGGTACCTGGTGTCCAGGGCTCTCCTGCTGCTGGTGGTCAGTTTCCGTTTCCCGCTGGAGGTGATGTTCGGAGCAGCGGTTCTCTTCGGACTGTCCGGCGGCTTCTGCGCCTACTGGCCCGGGGTGATGACGCTGGCGTCGCTCGGGTCCACGGCGACCGACCGGTCCAAG GTGATGATGAGGGTGGAGCTGCTGTACGGAGCAGCAGGTGTGGTGGGCAGCCTGGTGTCGGGTCATCTGTTCATGCTGTACACCGCCAGCGTGGGAAACGGGATCGTTCTGCTCTTTGTGAGCACACTGCTGCACCTGCTCAGCCTCATATTCTCCGTAGTCCTGctgcag GTGAAACAAGTGTCGGACAAAGAGCCAAAAGACACCTGCCACCTCCTTTCTCACTGCTCCAATGACGCTCAAGGTGCCGAGGGTCCTGCTGGGATAAACCTGGTGAACGTGGTTCTGCTGTTCGTCGCTGCCGTGCTGTACGACTTCGCGGTGGGGGGAGCCATCGAAATACTGGGGGCCTTCGTGATGAAAGAGCCGCTCAGCTGGAACGCCACTCAG GTGGGTTATGGGAATGCAGCAGGCTGCATGATTTTCCTCACCAGTTTCATCGGCGTCATTGTGTTTCGTCGCTGCGCCAGCGACGTCACGCTCATCCTGATCGGCATGCTGTCGTTCGCCTCAGGCATCTACTTCATGTCATTCGTCACAAAAACCTACCTGTTCTACCTTG CTCGTGCACTCACCTTGTTTGGTCTGATCCCGATGCCCACCATCAGATCTCTACTGTCACAGCAGGTTCCAGCATCCTCATATG GCACCATTCTCACCTCTCTGCAGCTGGCTCTGAAGTTTGCCGGTCTCGCCTACATCCCCGCCTTTACTAAGATCTATCAGGCCACCCTGCACTGGTTCCCAGGCTTTGTCTTCACACTCTCCAGCATCTTTACAGTACTTGGAATGATACCCATCAG